Below is a genomic region from Cloeon dipterum chromosome 2, ieCloDipt1.1, whole genome shotgun sequence.
CGTTGAAACAGTCCTACCTGGACGATTTGGCGGCCAAAAGCCCAGAGAAAATCGAAATCACTTTGCCTGATGGCAAAATTGTTGAGGCTGAATCGTGGCGCACAACCCCTTATGATGTCGCCAAAGGCATCAGGTATGATACATCTCCCTAACTCTTGACTTGAGTCTGATGTAACAAACTAATGTTATTTCAGTCAAGGTCTTGCTGACAACACAGTCATTGCCAAGGTCAATGGAGTTCTTTGGGACTTGGACAGACCTTTGGAGGAAAGTGCCAAGTTGCAGCTGCTCAAGTTTGATGATGAAGAAGGTAGAAAACTGCGGagagatgaattatttaaatttagcttgtcaaaattttcactctagCGCAACAAGTGTTTTGGCATTCAACTGCACACATCCTTGGCGAAGCCATGGAAAAGGTTTATGGTGGTTGCCTGTGCTATGGGCCACCCATCGAGAATGGATTCTATTACGATATGTTTGTCGAGGGGAGACAGGTAATTAAActgtaatttcatcattttataattattgattaataTGGTGATTTTCATGATCAAGGTTACCCAGTCAGATTACAACGCTTTGGAATCTGAGATGAAGTCCATAGTTAAAGAGAAACAGAATTTCGAAAGGCTCGAAGTGCGGAAAGAAGTCTTAATGGAAATGTTCAAGGTGAAGTTTTGTCGAGTCTATTTTTCTCGCTTCTGACCAAATGTGTTTAGTACAATCCATTCAAAATCCGCATTCTCAATGAGAAAGTGAAAACTCCAACCACAACCATCTACAGATGCGGACCGTTGATTGATTTGTGCAGAGGCCCTCACGTGAGGCACACTGGAAAGGTCAAGGCCCTGAAAGTCACTAAGGTAAATATAATGCCTTGCCTACAACTTGTGCATTAATATAACGCAATTTGCAGAACTCGGCCTCGTACTGGGAAGGCAAAGCTGACCAGGAATCCTTGCAGCGAATCTATGGCATTTCATTCCCAGATAACAAGCAACTGAAAGAGTGGGAAAAGTTCCAAGAAGAGGCAGCCAAGAGGGACCACAGGAAAATcggaaaagtaatttaatcCTTTGACATATACTGGGGGTTGCCTAATTTAATCTCCAATAAAcgtttctcaaataaaaattatttgttgaactcgaaaaagataaaaataatctttactTGATGTGAAATGTGGACAATTGaagcatattattattattattgatatttCTTGGTTGCGATGGTTTCCCTAcccttatttatttcaaattcctcTACCGTGTTCACTTCACGTTAAGACTAATCTTGTCATAGTTTCTCAGCTGgcacttttcattttacaatCTATTGAACAGCAGGATgtatttctaatatttttttaactcattcTAGGAACAAGagcttttctttttccacGAGCTCAGTCCTGGCTCTTGCTTCTTCCTGCCTAAGGGAGCGTTGATCTACAACAATCTCATTGAGTTCATCCGCGAAGAGTACTGGAAACGAGGCTTCAAAGAAGTTGTCTCGCCCAACATCTATAATTCCAAGCTGTGGCAAACCTCTGGCCACTGGGCGCACTACGCTGACAACATGTTCAGTTTCGAAGTGGAGAAGGAGACTTACGCCCTCAAGCCAATGAACTGCCCCGGCCACTGGTGTGTTCAAGTTCATTTTCCGCGTGTGGCATTGTCTAATTTCTGAACAGTCTTATGTTTGACTCCCGGCCGCGTTCATGGAGGGAACTCCCCCTGCGCTTTGCTGACTTTGGAGTGTTGCACAGGAACGAGCTCTCCGGCGCACTCTCTGGCCTGACGCGCGTGAGGAGGTTCCAGCAAGACGACGCGCACATTTTCTGCACCACTGATCAGGTGCGATTGTTGAGTCAAGAAGatctcaatttttcaactgtGTGAACCTAAACAGATCAAAGCTGAAATGTTGGGAGCGCTCGACTTCCTGAAGCACGTCTACTCTATATTTGGATTCACTTTCCAACTTCGCCTCTCCACCAGACCGGAAACTTTCCTTGGAGAAGTTTCTGTTTGGGATGATGCTGAAAAGGTGAGACCTCCAAagacttgtttatttttaaagcgtGGTCAAAATCTAATAGGGTCATTCTTTTGTTACTATAGAATATAttcttcttttatttaaataagtgAGTCCCAATAAACTGCACTCTTAAATATTTGTTCCAAGTGCATATTTTGAGCAAgtatatacaaatttaaaatttaaatcgtcTTCATCTAAGTCGCATCAATTAAACCTAAAATTGtgcaataaatacaaaaaatgcaatcctGGAATTACAGGaagaaatttcggaaaattgaACATGTTCtgccagattttttaatattttaacacgcTTTTATTGCTCAAATTCGACCTTCATGACAAAAATTCATCTCTGTTTGTTTCCTTtgctcatttcattttattttaaaatcaaaattttgttatgcAGAAACTTCCTTTGTTAACCGTTGTTGTAATAACACAAGCCTGAACGATAATCTCATTTCAGCAACTAGCTGACAGTCTGGATGCCTTTGGCTCTCCCTGGACCTTGAACCCTGGCGACGGTGCCTTCTACGGACCAAAGATCGACATTACCATTAATGATGCTCTGAAGAGACCTTTCCAGTGCGCCACAATCCAGCTGGACTTTCAACTTCCTATCAGATTCAATCTTAACTACATCAAGTGAGACAATCTCTCCTTTTCCCCCTGATTCTCTCTCTAACATACCCTTTTTTCAGTGACAACGGAGAGAAGATTCGGCCTGTAATCATTCACCGCGCCATCCTTGGTTCCGTGGAGCGCATGATTGCCATTCTGACCGAATCTTGTGCAGGCAAGTGGCCTTTCTGGTTGTCCCCACGGCAGTGCATCGTGGTGCCAGTGGGCCCGCAGTTTGACACATACGCCGAAGAAGTGAGAAAGAGCATTTACGACGCTGGCTTTGTTTGCGAGGCCGACTCTGACGCTGGCGACACCATGAACAAGAAAATCAGGAACGCCCAGCTTGCTCAGTTCAACTTCATTTTAGGTATTTTATTTGGATGAGGAGTGTATACAGTGACAATAATCCTGTGCGTGTTTCTCAGTTGTTGGTGAACGAGAAAAGACTGCCCGCACCGTAAACGTCCGCACTAGAGACAACAAGGTGCATGGCGAATTTTCAATTGACGGCGTCATTGAAAAGTTCAACGCTCTGAAAAAATCACGCACCAACTGCGAGGACACTTTTTAGTTGATTATCTGTGAGTATATCCTCTTATTAAATTCGCACCttacaattgaattaaaactggTTCTATCTGTTTTCAGAGCGCTCGCTCCAATGCATCCCAATTTTGCATCATGAGTTTGttgcttgatttaatttataaaataaagtacGCACCTTTGAATATGtagttttaattcttttcataGTTATGCATTCTTTGTGTTGAGATAAGgtttctgaataaaattaatacccATTGAACGTTAGAGGAACGGTGTCATAGGTACTAAAGCTGTCAATAAATATAGTGTGGCTTCTAGCTTAATGAGATTTGTCTCCTCTGGGAGACGGAGCATCTTAAAGGGAATTATTTGCAGGGCTTCCCAAGCAATAATGGAGTTTGTGACATCACTTACAAGGTGGCCTGACTCGCGGTGGTAATTAGATTTCCAAGTGAGCTAACTTTAGCAGCGTGCTagccattaatattttttgtgtccgCGTTGATCCGATGCGAGAAGCCTTGCAAAGGCTGCTGTCCTATAATATGTCATAACGAAAAACGAATCAATAAGAAGTCGAGACTCAAAGAATCGGGTTGCGAGCGACCACCGCTTCCTTTGATTCAAAAACCCATCCTTGTACGGCGCGAGTGCTCTgcaagagaaattttttttcaaatgtagTTGGCGCACGTGTCCCATTTACCAGCTATGGAATCAAGTTAAAGCGTCTATTGACCAATGAAACAACTATATATGTACTAACGCTCTTTATGAACAAAATGTACAACTATTCTAGTTCATAGGCTCCTTAGTTAGAGCCATTGAACAGCGTCAAtgttttttaacagaaaattcaattaagtcttcattcattatttttatgggaTGTACTGACAAAAAAGTCCTgtattttttgatcaaatttgatgtttaaactgaaaaataaacaatcatttttatttgcttatcGTCCTAACCGTCAGCTCTTTAATTCGGATGAGTGAAACTCCGCTAGCAATGAggtctttaaataatttaatttccaaatgtGAATGAGATTTagaattgattaaatatttataaaaaactgattgcatttttacaatgcaatttaaaaaattcagaaaatggcttaaatcaatttatttgttctaagTTTTAACATTCAGGGATATCTAGATAAAAAATCGTCACATAATGATTTAGATAGTTACGTCTCTCCTCTAAATATTTGATTCTGTTACTTGaacaatgaaaacaaaactcaGATAGTATTAAAATCTCACTAAGATCGAAAATAAATAGTCGCAGGTCCAAGAAGTTCAATTCAAGTCTATAAACGTGACcaccaaaacaattaaaaatagcttaaGCACAGTAATACCCCCAATTATCTTTGCGTGgcgacaaattaaatttacgtgAGCGTATTTGGATGTGTATAGCTATTCCGGCTATTCCCA
It encodes:
- the LOC135938029 gene encoding threonine--tRNA ligase 1, cytoplasmic-like isoform X3 translates to MADPMCDDSASSKPDSSQKMVNEATPGKKGKSKGTPNKGGGGGNAPKAELPTFINDRLVIWDTLKQSYLDDLAAKSPEKIEITLPDGKIVEAESWRTTPYDVAKGISQGLADNTVIAKVNGVLWDLDRPLEESAKLQLLKFDDEEAQQVFWHSTAHILGEAMEKVYGGCLCYGPPIENGFYYDMFVEGRQVTQSDYNALESEMKSIVKEKQNFERLEVRKEVLMEMFKYNPFKIRILNEKVKTPTTTIYRCGPLIDLCRGPHVRHTGKVKALKVTKNSASYWEGKADQESLQRIYGISFPDNKQLKEWEKFQEEAAKRDHRKIGKEQELFFFHELSPGSCFFLPKGALIYNNLIEFIREEYWKRGFKEVVSPNIYNSKLWQTSGHWAHYADNMFSFEVEKETYALKPMNCPGHCLMFDSRPRSWRELPLRFADFGVLHRNELSGALSGLTRVRRFQQDDAHIFCTTDQIKAEMLGALDFLKHVYSIFGFTFQLRLSTRPETFLGEVSVWDDAEKQLADSLDAFGSPWTLNPGDGAFYGPKIDITINDALKRPFQCATIQLDFQLPIRFNLNYINDNGEKIRPVIIHRAILGSVERMIAILTESCAGKWPFWLSPRQCIVVPVGPQFDTYAEEVRKSIYDAGFVCEADSDAGDTMNKKIRNAQLAQFNFILVVGEREKTARTVNVRTRDNKVHGEFSIDGVIEKFNALKKSRTNCEDTF
- the LOC135938029 gene encoding threonine--tRNA ligase 1, cytoplasmic-like isoform X2, translating into MFSRVYNCVAYKLRPKFNRRFISMVNEATPGKKGKSKGTPNKGGGGGNAPKAELPTFINDRLVIWDTLKQSYLDDLAAKSPEKIEITLPDGKIVEAESWRTTPYDVAKGISQGLADNTVIAKVNGVLWDLDRPLEESAKLQLLKFDDEEAQQVFWHSTAHILGEAMEKVYGGCLCYGPPIENGFYYDMFVEGRQVTQSDYNALESEMKSIVKEKQNFERLEVRKEVLMEMFKYNPFKIRILNEKVKTPTTTIYRCGPLIDLCRGPHVRHTGKVKALKVTKNSASYWEGKADQESLQRIYGISFPDNKQLKEWEKFQEEAAKRDHRKIGKEQELFFFHELSPGSCFFLPKGALIYNNLIEFIREEYWKRGFKEVVSPNIYNSKLWQTSGHWAHYADNMFSFEVEKETYALKPMNCPGHCLMFDSRPRSWRELPLRFADFGVLHRNELSGALSGLTRVRRFQQDDAHIFCTTDQIKAEMLGALDFLKHVYSIFGFTFQLRLSTRPETFLGEVSVWDDAEKQLADSLDAFGSPWTLNPGDGAFYGPKIDITINDALKRPFQCATIQLDFQLPIRFNLNYINDNGEKIRPVIIHRAILGSVERMIAILTESCAGKWPFWLSPRQCIVVPVGPQFDTYAEEVRKSIYDAGFVCEADSDAGDTMNKKIRNAQLAQFNFILVVGEREKTARTVNVRTRDNKVHGEFSIDGVIEKFNALKKSRTNCEDTF
- the LOC135938029 gene encoding threonine--tRNA ligase 1, cytoplasmic-like isoform X1, whose product is MNFGDISSLEGLSALDEHLSDRSYVDSFEPTQADASLFEMISVSKIPQSLPHLSRWYKHIESFGSAIKLFPPSASIMTGGGGNRQGGAAAPQMVNEATPGKKGKSKGTPNKGGGGGNAPKAELPTFINDRLVIWDTLKQSYLDDLAAKSPEKIEITLPDGKIVEAESWRTTPYDVAKGISQGLADNTVIAKVNGVLWDLDRPLEESAKLQLLKFDDEEAQQVFWHSTAHILGEAMEKVYGGCLCYGPPIENGFYYDMFVEGRQVTQSDYNALESEMKSIVKEKQNFERLEVRKEVLMEMFKYNPFKIRILNEKVKTPTTTIYRCGPLIDLCRGPHVRHTGKVKALKVTKNSASYWEGKADQESLQRIYGISFPDNKQLKEWEKFQEEAAKRDHRKIGKEQELFFFHELSPGSCFFLPKGALIYNNLIEFIREEYWKRGFKEVVSPNIYNSKLWQTSGHWAHYADNMFSFEVEKETYALKPMNCPGHCLMFDSRPRSWRELPLRFADFGVLHRNELSGALSGLTRVRRFQQDDAHIFCTTDQIKAEMLGALDFLKHVYSIFGFTFQLRLSTRPETFLGEVSVWDDAEKQLADSLDAFGSPWTLNPGDGAFYGPKIDITINDALKRPFQCATIQLDFQLPIRFNLNYINDNGEKIRPVIIHRAILGSVERMIAILTESCAGKWPFWLSPRQCIVVPVGPQFDTYAEEVRKSIYDAGFVCEADSDAGDTMNKKIRNAQLAQFNFILVVGEREKTARTVNVRTRDNKVHGEFSIDGVIEKFNALKKSRTNCEDTF